In the genome of Paralichthys olivaceus isolate ysfri-2021 chromosome 10, ASM2471397v2, whole genome shotgun sequence, the window CCGAAAGTAGTTTTCTTTGCTTCTCTGGATCCACGAGTTTAATCTGCAGCCTCAAATAGTGTCCTGCTGACCTCAACTGCCTCCTCTCCCTGTGGAGCGCAGGCCTTCCCTGCATCTTAAAACCTGCTTTCTCTCATCACAGCCCCTCTCGTTGCTGCAGCACTTGAACGTGTTTGGATTCATTCTAATGCTTATATGTGCCATAAGTAATACTTTTTATATCAATACTGGATCAAATGactatttgtttttctctctgcagtttaATAGATGTCACATGTTGAGTGTCAACAGTTAAAACCCAGACTGAACTGATCTGTTTCCAGCCGTCACCatcttctctgcttctttttctgcaggtttgggaaaaacaaaaaggaagacGAGCGCCCGCGATGCTTCCCCAACACCAAGCTCAGATACAGAGTACCCCTCCAATGGCAgcgggggtggaggaggagctgctgagagAATCTATGACCTCAACATCCCGGCCATCGTCAAGTTTGCCTACATGGCAGAGAGGGAAGACGAGCTGACCCTGGTTAAGGCATCCCGGGTCATGGTAATGGAGAAGTGCAGTGACGGCTGGTGGCGTGGCAGCCAGGGGGGCCACGTGGGCTGGTTTCCTTCCAACTACGTCCAGGAGGAGCTCGGAGGAGCTGAAGACGGAGGTGAGGGGGATTCCACGCGGGGTTACCCTGCAGGGTCTCAAGGGACTTTGATGGCCAATGGATGCGCAGGTGGTCGCGTTGCAGTGCTCCACCTCGTTCAAACGCTCTACCCCTTCAGCTcggtgacagaggaggagctgaacTTTGAGAAGGGAGAGGTcatggaggtggtggagaagcCCGAGAATGACCCAGAGTGGTGGAAGTGTAAGAACTCGCGTGGCAATCTGGGCCTGGTACCTAAAAATTATGTGATGGTGCTGGATGAGCAGCCCGGCCTGCCTTCCTCTCCGTCTAGCTCCCCACAGACCTGTGTTGTTGGGCCGGCACGTACAGGGAGGTTCGTCGGGAGGGACTGGTACTACGGCAACGTCACCAGACACCAGGCCGAGTGTATACTCAacgaaagaggagaggagggggacttCCTCATACGAGACAGCGAgtcatctgtgagtgtgtggggtGAAGTCATCTCAGGGCTGGGAGGAAAACGAAGAAGAGGATATATCAGAAATTCTAGGAGGAAGAAG includes:
- the nck2a gene encoding cytoplasmic protein NCK2a translates to MTEEVIVVAKWEYTAQQDQELDIRKNERLFLLDDSKTWWRVRNAANQTGYVPSNYVERKNSLKKGSLVKNIKDTLGLGKTKRKTSARDASPTPSSDTEYPSNGSGGGGGAAERIYDLNIPAIVKFAYMAEREDELTLVKASRVMVMEKCSDGWWRGSQGGHVGWFPSNYVQEELGGAEDGGEGDSTRGYPAGSQGTLMANGCAGGRVAVLHLVQTLYPFSSVTEEELNFEKGEVMEVVEKPENDPEWWKCKNSRGNLGLVPKNYVMVLDEQPGLPSSPSSSPQTCVVGPARTGRFVGRDWYYGNVTRHQAECILNERGEEGDFLIRDSESSPSDFSVSLKAAGKNKHFKVRLSEGVFCIGQRRFNSIDELVEHYKKAPIFTSEHGEKLYLVKALL